A portion of the bacterium genome contains these proteins:
- a CDS encoding ABC transporter permease, which produces MRLLALIEKELRTFFREPVLVFVVAYALLWAPYQAASQFTFELNRYPVAVYDLDRSAQSRALIDRLRPPYLNVGRIITREREIDTVLERDEASAVVVIPEDFSRRLAAGGRASVQIISDGTYTPTAQLAGAYVAGIAQRFLQAQQPTSPAGAGAGLVDARVRVRYNEALIPEWYRGLEELFGTIMIIAMMLPAAFMVREKEQGTVEQLLVSPVRPWEIMAAKVLPMALVTVLGTLGSLGVLSHAFDMPIRGSLALFTVATTLVVIATGGLGLVIATTARTMPTALIMAFVLHIPISFLSGTITPIEAMPPAQYYLTLLSPYRYYLEIGYGVVLKGAPLSVLWPDVAGLTVLSAAMFAVGARRFLRQFE; this is translated from the coding sequence GTGCGGCTCCTCGCGCTGATTGAAAAGGAACTGCGGACGTTCTTCCGCGAGCCGGTGCTCGTGTTTGTCGTCGCCTACGCCCTCCTCTGGGCCCCGTACCAGGCGGCGTCGCAGTTCACGTTCGAGCTCAACCGCTACCCGGTGGCCGTCTACGACCTCGACCGGAGTGCGCAGAGCCGCGCGCTCATCGACCGGCTGCGGCCGCCGTACCTCAACGTGGGGCGGATCATCACGCGGGAGCGGGAGATCGACACAGTGCTCGAGCGCGACGAGGCGTCGGCGGTGGTCGTGATCCCGGAAGACTTCAGCCGGCGGCTCGCGGCCGGCGGCCGGGCGTCGGTGCAGATCATCAGCGACGGCACCTATACGCCGACCGCCCAGCTCGCGGGCGCGTACGTAGCCGGCATCGCGCAGCGGTTCCTGCAGGCACAGCAGCCGACGAGCCCGGCGGGGGCCGGCGCCGGGCTCGTCGACGCGCGCGTTCGGGTCCGCTACAACGAGGCCCTTATTCCCGAATGGTATCGGGGGCTCGAAGAACTGTTCGGGACGATCATGATCATCGCGATGATGCTCCCCGCCGCGTTCATGGTCCGCGAGAAGGAACAGGGCACGGTCGAGCAACTGCTGGTGAGCCCTGTCCGACCGTGGGAGATCATGGCGGCCAAGGTCTTGCCGATGGCCCTCGTGACCGTGCTCGGGACGCTCGGGAGTCTCGGCGTTCTTTCGCACGCGTTCGACATGCCGATCCGCGGCAGTCTGGCGCTCTTTACCGTCGCGACGACGCTGGTGGTGATCGCGACCGGCGGCCTCGGGCTTGTCATCGCGACGACCGCCCGGACGATGCCGACCGCGCTCATCATGGCGTTCGTCCTGCATATTCCGATTTCGTTTCTCTCGGGCACGATCACGCCGATCGAAGCGATGCCGCCCGCGCAGTACTACCTGACGTTACTGTCGCCGTACCGGTATTACCTGGAAATCGGCTACGGCGTGGTGTTGAAGGGCGCCCCGCTCTCGGTGCTGTGGCCGGACGTTGCCGGGCTCACCGTCCTCAGCGCCGCGATGTTTGCCGTGGGCGCCCGGCGGTTTCTCCGACAGTTCGAGTAG
- a CDS encoding zinc permease, with amino-acid sequence MSIWQTTALGALAGFTIYLGLPVARLGTRTRGLQNFLNALAIGVLLFLIWDILSKAQEPIDEALKGAMKSGHWNVFVSLVIMLVLGLLLGLVGLVMFADTARRRSAARIPAAQQLTLLVAAGLGLHNFSEGLAIGQAAATGAIGFAIILIIGFGLHNVTEGFAVAAPVAAAGEVPSWSFLGLAGLIGGGPTFLGTVIGYRVNSPQAFVLFLALASGALFYVIGEMFAVGRRFHQPPAAAWGILIGFLAAYATDLILTIGGA; translated from the coding sequence ATGTCAATCTGGCAGACGACCGCGCTCGGAGCGCTGGCCGGGTTCACCATCTACCTGGGGCTTCCGGTCGCGCGGCTCGGGACAAGGACGCGAGGCCTTCAGAATTTTCTCAACGCGCTCGCGATCGGCGTGCTGCTCTTTCTCATCTGGGACATCTTGTCGAAGGCGCAGGAGCCGATCGACGAAGCCCTCAAGGGCGCCATGAAATCGGGCCACTGGAACGTCTTCGTCTCTCTCGTGATCATGCTGGTGCTGGGCCTGCTCCTGGGTCTCGTCGGATTGGTCATGTTCGCCGACACCGCGCGCCGGCGGTCGGCGGCTCGAATCCCGGCCGCGCAGCAGTTGACGCTGTTGGTCGCCGCCGGGCTCGGACTCCATAATTTTTCGGAGGGCCTCGCGATCGGCCAGGCGGCCGCGACCGGCGCGATCGGGTTCGCCATCATCCTTATCATCGGCTTCGGGCTGCACAACGTCACGGAGGGGTTCGCGGTCGCCGCGCCCGTGGCCGCGGCGGGCGAGGTGCCTTCGTGGTCGTTCCTCGGCCTCGCCGGGCTCATCGGCGGCGGTCCGACGTTTCTCGGCACGGTGATCGGCTACCGCGTCAACTCGCCGCAGGCGTTTGTGCTCTTCCTGGCGCTGGCCTCGGGTGCGCTGTTCTATGTGATCGGCGAGATGTTCGCCGTCGGCCGCCGCTTCCATCAGCCCCCGGCCGCCGCGTGGGGCATCCTCATCGGGTTTCTCGCGGCGTACGCGACGGACTTGATTTTGACCATCGGGGGCGCGTAG
- a CDS encoding Fur family transcriptional regulator has protein sequence MGRFSTTQAVAAFRAHGRNITAQRMAVFRALERADGHPTAEGLHGRIRRAVPSIALKTVYAILHELARLRLAAPLPLPGGAVHWEQNTTPHGHLVCDTCRRVVDLPVDPTVLMPLVRNAARGFDVHGASLIVHGRCGACAKG, from the coding sequence GTGGGACGGTTTTCCACAACCCAGGCGGTGGCCGCGTTCCGGGCACACGGCCGCAACATCACCGCGCAGCGTATGGCGGTCTTCCGGGCGCTGGAGCGCGCCGACGGTCATCCGACCGCCGAGGGCCTGCACGGACGAATCCGCCGCGCCGTCCCGAGCATTGCGCTCAAGACGGTGTATGCGATTCTGCACGAACTGGCTCGCCTTCGCTTGGCGGCCCCGCTGCCGCTCCCTGGAGGAGCGGTCCACTGGGAGCAGAACACCACTCCGCATGGCCACCTCGTGTGCGACACGTGCCGGCGCGTCGTGGATTTGCCGGTGGATCCGACCGTGCTGATGCCGCTGGTTCGAAACGCCGCCCGCGGCTTCGACGTGCACGGCGCATCCTTGATCGTGCACGGACGCTGCGGCGCCTGCGCAAAAGGATGA
- a CDS encoding YncE family protein has translation MPPVVDPHNIFSETASGKIAPAVAKDPPRVYVPDLRSDDVYVIDPSTLTVVDRFPVGRSPQHVVPSWDLRTLWVTNNAEGRTDGSLTPIDPRTGKPGRALRVDDPYNLYFTPDGKSAIVVAEAHRRLDFRDPHTMALQGSLSVPQCAGINHADYSIDGRYAIFTCEFNGRIAKVDTMHRRVLGYLALPLERPANGIPGMPQDVRAGPDGRTFYVADMRADGVFVINGDAFKQIGFIHTGVGTHGLYPSRDGTKLYVANRGSNQIHGPRNSKDGSVSVIDFATRKVVARWPIPGGGSPDMGNVSADGRYLWLSGRFDDVVYAINTANGDVRKIAVGAEPHGLAVWPQPGRFCLGHTGILR, from the coding sequence ATGCCGCCCGTCGTCGATCCGCACAACATCTTCAGCGAGACGGCGAGCGGCAAAATCGCTCCGGCGGTCGCGAAGGACCCGCCGCGCGTCTACGTGCCCGACCTCCGGTCGGACGATGTGTATGTAATCGATCCGTCCACCCTCACGGTGGTGGACCGGTTCCCGGTCGGCCGCAGCCCCCAGCACGTCGTGCCCTCGTGGGATCTCCGGACCTTGTGGGTGACCAATAACGCCGAAGGGCGCACCGACGGCAGCCTGACGCCGATCGATCCGCGCACCGGGAAGCCCGGACGCGCCCTGCGGGTGGACGATCCGTACAATTTGTACTTCACTCCCGACGGCAAGTCCGCGATCGTCGTGGCGGAGGCGCACCGGCGGCTCGACTTCCGCGACCCACACACGATGGCGCTGCAGGGGTCGCTGAGCGTTCCACAATGCGCCGGCATCAACCACGCCGACTACTCGATCGACGGCCGCTACGCGATCTTCACCTGCGAGTTCAACGGCCGCATCGCCAAGGTCGACACGATGCACCGCCGGGTCCTCGGTTATCTGGCGCTGCCGCTCGAACGGCCGGCCAACGGCATTCCCGGAATGCCGCAGGACGTGCGCGCGGGGCCCGACGGACGCACTTTCTACGTCGCCGATATGCGCGCGGACGGCGTCTTTGTGATCAACGGCGACGCCTTCAAGCAGATCGGCTTCATCCACACCGGCGTCGGCACCCACGGCCTCTATCCCAGCCGGGACGGCACGAAGCTCTATGTCGCGAACCGGGGTTCGAATCAGATCCACGGGCCGCGCAACAGCAAGGACGGGAGCGTGTCGGTGATCGATTTCGCAACCCGGAAGGTCGTCGCGCGGTGGCCGATCCCCGGCGGGGGCAGCCCGGACATGGGCAACGTCAGCGCGGACGGACGGTATCTCTGGCTGTCCGGCCGCTTCGACGACGTGGTCTACGCGATCAACACGGCGAACGGTGACGTGCGCAAGATCGCCGTCGGAGCCGAACCGCATGGCCTGGCGGTCTGGCCGCAGCCCGGCCGGTTCTGTCTCGGCCACACCGGCATTCTCCGTTGA
- a CDS encoding divergent polysaccharide deacetylase family protein has translation MRRRRLCAVVLLLSVWTALGGAAAAPPHPRVAIVFEHAGASLADLQPIYAMHRPFSLGIYPHMRYSAQIAREAALHGLVPMLHLPLESNNPADLGPVTGIVWVRMSDAEITRVVEGDLAGVRGVVGVDNHGGSRATTDPRVMHATLAVIKARGLWFEENRETPRSIATIVARQMGLRTIPETTPLDDPPAGIAGKLRVLIATAKRRGWAVGVGHIVTGTPQVVRRLLPEFDQAGVEIVPVTQFIIAP, from the coding sequence GTGAGAAGGCGTCGGCTCTGCGCGGTCGTGTTGCTTTTGTCGGTGTGGACGGCGCTCGGGGGCGCCGCCGCCGCGCCCCCTCATCCCCGGGTCGCGATCGTCTTCGAGCACGCGGGCGCCAGCCTGGCGGACCTGCAGCCGATCTACGCGATGCACCGGCCGTTCTCGCTCGGCATCTACCCGCACATGCGGTACTCCGCACAGATCGCGCGCGAAGCGGCGTTGCACGGCCTCGTGCCGATGCTCCATCTGCCTCTGGAGTCGAACAATCCGGCGGATCTTGGCCCGGTGACCGGCATCGTCTGGGTACGCATGAGCGACGCGGAGATTACCCGGGTCGTCGAAGGCGACCTGGCCGGCGTCCGCGGCGTCGTGGGCGTCGACAACCACGGCGGTTCGCGGGCCACCACGGATCCGCGCGTGATGCACGCAACGCTCGCGGTCATCAAGGCTCGCGGCCTCTGGTTCGAGGAGAACCGGGAGACCCCGCGCTCTATCGCGACGATCGTCGCGCGCCAGATGGGCCTCCGGACGATCCCGGAGACCACGCCCCTCGACGACCCGCCGGCCGGCATCGCCGGTAAGCTCAGGGTGTTGATCGCCACGGCCAAGCGGCGGGGATGGGCGGTGGGGGTGGGGCACATCGTCACCGGAACGCCGCAGGTCGTCCGGCGTCTCCTGCCGGAGTTCGATCAGGCCGGGGTCGAGATCGTTCCGGTCACGCAGTTTATCATCGCCCCGTAG
- a CDS encoding OsmC family protein has translation MRIEARWASGMRFEAVTPDALGIVMDAPHGGTAGGPTPMEALLMALAGCTGMDVIPILQKMRAPVDRFTIDVTAERADTHPKVLTAIHLRYAAAGPGLRREQVEKAVALSQEKYCSVSAMLRKAVPITYQTDVIDTGVAPLPAVS, from the coding sequence ATGCGAATCGAAGCACGGTGGGCGTCCGGCATGCGGTTCGAAGCCGTCACTCCGGACGCCCTCGGAATCGTCATGGACGCGCCGCACGGTGGGACGGCGGGCGGCCCTACGCCGATGGAGGCGCTGCTGATGGCGCTCGCCGGCTGCACCGGGATGGACGTCATCCCGATCCTCCAAAAGATGCGCGCGCCCGTGGACCGGTTCACGATCGACGTCACGGCGGAGCGGGCCGATACACATCCCAAGGTGTTGACGGCGATCCACCTGCGCTATGCCGCCGCGGGGCCCGGTCTCCGCCGCGAGCAGGTCGAGAAAGCGGTCGCGCTCTCGCAGGAAAAATATTGTTCCGTTTCGGCGATGCTGCGCAAGGCGGTGCCCATCACGTATCAGACGGACGTCATCGACACCGGCGTCGCGCCGCTACCCGCGGTCAGTTGA
- a CDS encoding universal stress protein gives MMTTPLTGPVVLVPTDFSQASVGAARFAADLARRLDATLVLLRVILPREVEEGLDQGKFVDQQMDEGRVYLRWWFTTFVPAEARRTVRLHEFVAVGHPEEEIAAVAESLQATMIVMATHARTGVRRAVLGSVAEAVVRHASCPVMMVRGPAKMWTAATPETARELTAAAKAS, from the coding sequence ATGATGACGACGCCGCTGACCGGACCCGTAGTGCTCGTACCGACCGACTTCTCGCAGGCCTCCGTCGGGGCCGCGCGGTTCGCCGCGGACCTCGCGCGCCGGCTGGATGCCACCCTCGTCCTGCTCCGGGTGATCCTGCCGCGGGAAGTCGAGGAGGGCCTGGACCAGGGTAAGTTTGTGGACCAGCAGATGGACGAAGGGCGCGTGTACCTGCGCTGGTGGTTTACGACGTTCGTACCGGCGGAGGCGCGCCGGACCGTACGGCTGCACGAGTTCGTCGCCGTCGGGCACCCCGAGGAGGAGATCGCCGCCGTGGCCGAGTCGCTGCAGGCGACGATGATCGTCATGGCCACGCACGCCCGGACCGGCGTCAGGCGGGCCGTTCTCGGCAGCGTTGCCGAGGCGGTCGTGCGGCACGCGTCGTGCCCCGTGATGATGGTGCGCGGCCCGGCGAAGATGTGGACCGCCGCGACGCCGGAGACGGCCCGCGAGCTCACCGCCGCCGCCAAGGCATCGTAG